The following are from one region of the Lynx canadensis isolate LIC74 chromosome D4, mLynCan4.pri.v2, whole genome shotgun sequence genome:
- the DIRAS2 gene encoding GTP-binding protein Di-Ras2: MPEQSNDYRVAVFGAGGVGKSSLVLRFVKGTFRESYIPTVEDTYRQVISCDKSICTLQITDTTGSHQFPAMQRLSISKGHAFILVYSITSRQSLEELKPIYEQICEIKGDVDSIPIMLVGNKCDESPSREVESGEAEALARRWKCAFMETSAKLNHNVKELFQELLNLEKRRTVSLQIDGKKSKQQKRKEKLKGKCVLM, translated from the coding sequence ATGCCGGAACAGAGCAACGACTACCGGGTGGCCGTGTTCGGGGCAGGTGGCGTAGGCAAGAGCTCGCTGGTCTTGAGGTTTGTGAAAGGCACGTTCCGCGAGAGCTACATCCCCACGGTGGAGGACACCTACCGGCAGGTGATCAGCTGCGACAAGAGCATCTGCACGCTGCAGATCACGGACACCACGGGCAGCCACCAGTTCCCGGCCATGCAGCGCCTGTCCATCTCCAAGGGCCACGCCTTCATCCTGGTCTACTCCATCACCAGCCGGCAGTCGCTGGAAGAGCTCAAGCCCATCTACGAGCAAATCTGCGAGATCAAAGGGGACGTGGACAGCATCCCCATCATGCTGGTGGGCAACAAGTGTGACGAGAGCCCCAGCCGCGAGGTGGAGAGCGGCGAGGCCGAGGCCCTGGCCCGCAGGTGGAAGTGCGCCTTCATGGAGACCTCGGCCAAGCTCAACCACAACGTGAAGGAGCTCTTCCAGGAGCTGCTCAACCTGGAGAAGCGCAGGACCGTGAGCCTCCAGATCGACGGCAAGAAGAGCAAGcagcagaagaggaaggaaaagctcAAGGGCAAATGCGTGCTCATGTGA